From a region of the [Eubacterium] eligens ATCC 27750 genome:
- a CDS encoding FprA family A-type flavoprotein, with protein MNISDKIKYIGVDDTTIDLFESQYAVPEGVSYNSYVILDDKTAIMDTVDKRGMKDWENNLLNTLDGKNADYVIVQHMEPDHAGSLARLIELFPEITVVGNAKTFVMINQFFENINIKNSLTVKEGDTLNLGSHTLTFVMAPMVHWPEVMVTYESSEKVLFSADGFGKFGALSLTENADWACEARRYYFNIVGKYGAPVQTLLKKASALDIKTICPLHGPVLSDNLGYYLDLYNTWSSYQPESKGVFIAYASIHGNTAYAAEQFAEMLRNKGVENVVITDLSRCDIAEAVEDAFRYDRMVLAAASYDAGVFPIMQDFLHHLQAKAFQNRTVGLIENGSWAPTAAKTMRNILETMKNITIVEPVVTIKSVLKETDIPALEQLADAIK; from the coding sequence ATGAATATATCAGATAAAATAAAATACATCGGAGTTGATGATACAACAATAGATCTTTTTGAAAGCCAGTATGCTGTTCCAGAGGGTGTTTCATATAACTCATATGTAATCCTTGATGACAAAACAGCCATTATGGATACTGTCGACAAGCGCGGAATGAAAGACTGGGAAAACAATCTTCTTAATACTCTGGATGGAAAGAATGCAGATTATGTAATTGTCCAGCATATGGAACCTGACCATGCTGGAAGCCTTGCCAGACTTATTGAACTTTTCCCTGAAATCACTGTAGTAGGTAATGCTAAGACATTTGTAATGATTAACCAGTTCTTTGAGAATATTAATATTAAGAATTCTCTTACAGTTAAAGAAGGAGATACTCTTAATCTTGGTTCCCACACTCTTACTTTTGTTATGGCACCAATGGTTCACTGGCCTGAGGTTATGGTAACTTATGAAAGCAGTGAGAAGGTTCTGTTCTCGGCGGATGGATTTGGAAAATTTGGTGCTCTGTCGCTTACTGAGAATGCTGACTGGGCATGTGAAGCAAGAAGATATTATTTTAACATAGTTGGTAAATATGGTGCTCCTGTCCAGACCTTACTTAAAAAAGCTTCGGCACTTGATATTAAGACTATATGTCCATTACATGGTCCTGTATTATCAGATAACCTCGGATATTACCTTGACTTATATAACACATGGAGCAGTTATCAGCCAGAAAGCAAAGGTGTATTTATAGCCTATGCTTCAATTCACGGCAATACTGCATATGCTGCTGAACAATTTGCAGAAATGCTTCGTAACAAAGGCGTTGAAAATGTTGTTATTACTGACCTTTCAAGATGTGATATTGCTGAGGCTGTAGAAGATGCATTCAGATATGACAGAATGGTTCTGGCTGCTGCAAGTTATGATGCAGGTGTATTTCCGATTATGCAGGATTTTCTTCATCATCTTCAGGCAAAAGCATTTCAGAACAGAACAGTAGGACTTATTGAGAATGGCTCATGGGCACCTACAGCTGCAAAAACAATGCGAAACATACTTGAAACAATGAAAAATATAACAATTGTTGAACCTGTTGTCACAATTAAATCAGTTCTTAAAGAAACTGATATTCCTGCATTAGAGCAGTTGGCTGATGCAATTAAATAA
- a CDS encoding acyl-CoA thioesterase — translation MIYKPYKHLVQYYETDQMGIVHHSNYIRWFEEARSFLLEENGFGYKKMEESGIISPVLSVNARYKSMTHYYDTVIINVKVVKYNGVKITLEYTVIDEKTGEVRCTGESEHCFLDTSGCPVSLKRSLPELNVMFIDMAEN, via the coding sequence ATGATATATAAACCATACAAACATCTGGTTCAGTATTATGAAACAGACCAGATGGGAATAGTTCATCATTCTAATTACATAAGATGGTTTGAGGAAGCAAGGTCATTTCTTCTTGAAGAGAATGGTTTCGGCTATAAGAAAATGGAAGAATCAGGCATAATAAGTCCTGTATTATCAGTTAATGCCAGATATAAGTCTATGACTCATTACTATGATACTGTTATTATTAATGTCAAGGTTGTTAAATACAATGGTGTGAAGATTACACTAGAATATACTGTGATTGATGAAAAGACTGGGGAAGTAAGATGTACTGGCGAAAGTGAGCACTGTTTTCTTGATACATCAGGCTGTCCTGTATCATTAAAAAGATCTTTACCAGAATTAAATGTAATGTTTATTGATATGGCTGAAAATTAA
- the fucO gene encoding lactaldehyde reductase encodes MAQRFILNGTSYHGAGAIQEIATEVKSRGFKKAFVCSDPDLVKFGVTAKVLKVLDDNGFSYELYSNIKPNPTIENVQTGVEAFKNAGTDYLIAIGGGSSMDTAKAIGIIINNPEFADVRSLEGVADTKNPAVPIIAVPTTAGTAAEVTINYVITDAEKNRKMVCVDPHDIPVVAVVDPDMMSSMPKGLTAATGMDALTHAIEGYITAGAWELSDMFHLKAIEIIAKSLRGAVDNTPEGREGMALGQYIAGMGFSNVGLGIVHSMAHPLGALYDTPHGVANAIILPTGMEYNAPATGEKYRDIAKAMGVEGTEKMTQDEYRKAAIDAVKKLAADVGIPANLKDIVKPEDIPFLAQSAYDDACRPGNPRETSVEEITKLYESLI; translated from the coding sequence ATGGCACAGAGATTTATTTTGAATGGAACTTCTTATCATGGAGCAGGTGCAATACAGGAGATTGCAACAGAAGTTAAGTCAAGAGGGTTTAAGAAAGCATTTGTATGTTCTGATCCTGATCTTGTTAAGTTTGGTGTGACAGCAAAGGTTCTTAAGGTTCTTGATGACAATGGTTTTTCTTATGAATTATATTCTAACATCAAGCCTAATCCAACAATTGAGAATGTACAGACAGGTGTAGAAGCATTCAAGAATGCAGGAACAGATTACTTGATCGCTATTGGTGGTGGTTCTTCTATGGATACAGCCAAGGCAATCGGTATTATAATCAATAATCCTGAGTTTGCTGATGTAAGAAGTCTTGAGGGTGTTGCTGATACAAAGAATCCGGCAGTTCCTATTATTGCAGTTCCTACTACAGCTGGTACAGCCGCAGAAGTTACAATTAATTATGTTATTACTGATGCAGAGAAGAATCGTAAGATGGTATGTGTAGATCCTCATGATATTCCTGTTGTTGCTGTTGTAGATCCTGACATGATGTCAAGCATGCCTAAAGGTCTTACTGCTGCTACCGGTATGGATGCTCTTACACATGCTATTGAGGGTTATATTACTGCTGGTGCATGGGAATTATCTGATATGTTCCATCTTAAAGCAATTGAGATTATTGCCAAGAGTTTAAGAGGTGCAGTTGATAATACTCCTGAAGGAAGAGAAGGAATGGCTTTAGGTCAGTACATAGCTGGTATGGGATTTTCTAATGTAGGTCTTGGTATTGTTCATTCTATGGCTCATCCACTTGGAGCACTTTATGATACACCACATGGTGTAGCTAATGCTATTATTCTTCCAACAGGCATGGAGTATAATGCACCTGCTACTGGTGAAAAGTATCGTGATATTGCCAAGGCAATGGGTGTTGAAGGCACAGAAAAGATGACTCAGGATGAATACAGAAAAGCTGCTATTGATGCTGTTAAGAAGCTTGCTGCTGATGTTGGAATTCCTGCTAATCTTAAGGATATTGTTAAGCCAGAAGATATTCCATTCCTTGCACAGTCTGCATATGATGATGCATGCCGTCCAGGTAATCCAAGAGAAACAAGCGTAGAAGAGATTACAAAGCTTTATGAGAGTCTTATCTAA
- a CDS encoding tyrosine-type recombinase/integrase: protein MISAKFEDEIWIYFQTNLRPRTRKEYWNVIKSFDKIIGHDPLKLTRKEAMNYYNNLIEKVNSGRLSYNTAVMRLSVMKSVCTFIETYTINHGKRYVNHFESMSLPEQDKILPKDAIPNTKEIDNLLSAALDANDNKAFLIFSLVIKMGLTNQEICNLNKEYICRNQTGNLCINMPPKNHISRFLIIPDDLGTILDKYIMAENIQSGALFTNIRKNRIKMRDTERLLASYTDKLVKAKKLRKHYTMQTLRHAAISYMLMGGASKDEVASYTGVTGKWMNRYDKIIADNVINVAANYNVININPSKIDKNVSE from the coding sequence ATGATATCAGCTAAATTTGAAGATGAGATATGGATATATTTCCAGACGAATTTGCGTCCAAGAACACGGAAAGAATATTGGAATGTTATAAAAAGTTTTGATAAAATAATCGGACACGACCCACTTAAATTAACAAGAAAAGAGGCAATGAATTATTACAACAACCTTATAGAGAAAGTTAACTCTGGCAGATTGTCATATAATACTGCAGTTATGCGTCTTTCAGTTATGAAATCTGTATGCACATTTATAGAAACTTATACTATTAATCATGGCAAACGATATGTTAATCATTTTGAAAGTATGTCTCTTCCAGAACAGGATAAAATATTGCCAAAAGATGCAATACCTAATACTAAAGAAATTGATAATCTTCTGAGTGCGGCATTAGATGCCAATGACAATAAAGCATTTTTAATATTTTCACTAGTAATTAAGATGGGACTTACCAATCAGGAAATATGCAATCTAAACAAGGAGTATATATGCCGAAATCAGACAGGGAATCTGTGTATTAATATGCCACCAAAGAATCATATAAGCAGATTTCTTATTATACCTGATGACCTTGGTACAATTCTTGATAAATATATTATGGCAGAGAATATACAGAGCGGCGCATTATTTACAAACATACGAAAAAACCGTATTAAAATGCGCGATACAGAACGTCTTCTTGCTTCATACACAGATAAACTTGTGAAAGCCAAAAAATTGCGGAAGCATTATACAATGCAGACACTCCGTCATGCAGCTATAAGCTATATGTTAATGGGAGGAGCATCTAAAGATGAAGTTGCTTCATACACTGGAGTAACAGGAAAATGGATGAACAGATATGATAAAATAATAGCTGACAATGTAATAAATGTAGCTGCTAATTATAATGTAATTAATATCAATCCTTCTAAAATTGACAAAAATGTATCTGAATAA